The Nitriliruptor alkaliphilus DSM 45188 genome includes a region encoding these proteins:
- a CDS encoding glycosyltransferase family 4 protein produces MRAVWVTNDLPPRTGGIQQFVGNLLDRVHPTSTVVVGPAGEDAAEVAAHDARQPYRTVRAPGAVLPTPAVRRLVTEIAREHRPDVLVLGASWPLGELAPRLGRELHVPVVALSHGLEAGLATIRLGRLVRRATRGLAALTTISDWCEERLAPHVRADRIVRVPPGVDVDRFHPGVDGRALRRSWGVPDDATLVGCVSRLVPRKGQDVLLEVWPEVRRRHPDAYLALVGEGPIGDDLARGAAALGPDTGVVLPGRVAWDDLPAAHAAADVFAMPCRTRLLGTDVEGLGIVYLEAQAVGRPAVAGRSGGAPEAVRDEVTGSVVDGRDRGAVVGALDRWLTDPAGRRAAGAAGRSWVEQAWTWEVIADRFAGLLDEVVTDARRSGAGS; encoded by the coding sequence GTGAGGGCGGTGTGGGTGACCAACGACCTGCCCCCCCGCACGGGTGGCATCCAGCAGTTCGTGGGCAACCTGCTCGACCGGGTGCACCCGACCAGCACGGTCGTGGTCGGCCCCGCCGGTGAGGATGCGGCGGAGGTCGCCGCGCACGATGCCCGTCAGCCCTACCGGACGGTCCGGGCACCCGGCGCCGTGCTGCCGACGCCCGCTGTCCGGCGTCTCGTGACCGAGATCGCTCGAGAGCACCGGCCGGACGTGCTGGTCCTCGGCGCCTCGTGGCCGCTCGGTGAGTTGGCACCGCGGCTCGGCCGTGAGCTGCACGTCCCGGTGGTGGCGCTGTCGCACGGTCTGGAGGCGGGGCTCGCCACCATCCGGCTCGGTCGTCTCGTGCGGCGGGCGACCCGCGGCCTGGCGGCGTTGACCACCATCTCCGACTGGTGCGAGGAGCGTCTGGCGCCGCACGTCCGGGCCGACCGGATCGTCCGGGTGCCTCCCGGTGTCGACGTGGACCGGTTCCACCCCGGCGTCGACGGCCGGGCGCTGCGGCGGTCCTGGGGCGTCCCGGACGACGCCACGCTGGTGGGCTGCGTGTCGCGGCTGGTGCCGCGCAAGGGCCAGGACGTCCTGCTGGAGGTGTGGCCCGAGGTCCGCCGACGGCACCCGGACGCCTACCTGGCCCTCGTGGGGGAGGGGCCGATCGGCGACGACCTCGCGCGCGGTGCGGCGGCCCTCGGACCGGACACGGGGGTCGTGCTCCCCGGCCGGGTCGCCTGGGACGACCTGCCCGCCGCGCACGCGGCCGCGGACGTGTTCGCCATGCCCTGCCGGACCCGGCTGCTCGGCACGGACGTCGAGGGGCTCGGCATCGTCTACCTCGAGGCGCAGGCCGTCGGGCGTCCGGCCGTCGCCGGACGGTCGGGCGGAGCTCCCGAGGCCGTGCGCGACGAGGTGACCGGCAGCGTCGTCGACGGGCGGGACCGTGGCGCCGTGGTGGGGGCCCTCGATCGTTGGCTCACCGATCCCGCCGGTCGGCGTGCGGCCGGTGCCGCCGGACGCAGCTGGGTCGAGCAGGCCTGGACCTGGGAGGTCATCGCCGACCGCTTCGCCGGCCTGCTCGACGAGGTGGTCACGGACGCGCGACGGAGCGGGGCCGGCTCCTAG
- a CDS encoding M48 family metalloprotease → MLAASLAVLGVVVSVWRPVAPGLPASLPPQATFDAELLATIAAYRGPRLVLVPLVTVLSVAVPVAVACWPRAQAVVARWTGDRVRASWRAGAVAVGVAALTWVVSLPILVWLGVVHEGRWGFRTATPLGWLRDQVLVAGGRWLAIGLGVVVLLAARRRWPRTWPYRLTAVATLAAGVLVVVHPVLLQPLLLTTTPLPPGETRDAVEEVLAGSSAADLPVVVGDASRRTTRVNALITGLGPTEQVVLYDTLLELPAPQVAAVLAHELAHQEHADVARGTLLTATAALAGLLVLRRVLDAPSVQRRTAARGPGDPRLVLVVVAAAAVLELVGTPIGGAVSRRVEAAADHRAFELGADPAEVVRNVRTFVVRDLAAPDPAPPVRLLYGTHPSPSERIRAAVLAAERAGDDLPSLEDLVAEERTIRHPRAGAAPEGAHP, encoded by the coding sequence GTGCTCGCCGCGTCGTTGGCCGTGCTCGGGGTCGTGGTGAGCGTGTGGCGGCCGGTCGCGCCGGGACTCCCGGCCTCGCTGCCGCCGCAGGCGACGTTCGACGCCGAACTGCTGGCCACCATCGCCGCCTACCGGGGTCCCCGCCTGGTGCTGGTGCCCTTGGTGACCGTGCTGTCGGTCGCGGTCCCGGTGGCGGTCGCGTGCTGGCCACGGGCGCAGGCGGTCGTGGCTCGTTGGACCGGGGATCGGGTCCGGGCCTCGTGGCGCGCCGGGGCGGTCGCCGTCGGGGTCGCCGCGCTGACCTGGGTGGTCTCCCTGCCCATCCTCGTGTGGCTCGGGGTCGTGCACGAGGGGCGGTGGGGGTTTCGGACCGCGACCCCGCTCGGGTGGTTGCGCGACCAGGTGCTGGTGGCCGGGGGCCGGTGGCTCGCGATCGGTCTCGGCGTGGTGGTCCTGCTCGCTGCCCGCCGCCGTTGGCCGCGGACCTGGCCCTACCGGCTGACGGCGGTGGCGACGCTGGCTGCGGGTGTGCTGGTGGTGGTGCACCCGGTGCTCCTGCAGCCGCTACTGCTGACGACGACGCCGCTACCGCCCGGTGAGACGCGGGACGCCGTCGAGGAGGTGCTCGCCGGGTCGAGCGCGGCCGACCTGCCCGTGGTGGTGGGCGACGCCAGCCGCCGGACCACCCGCGTCAACGCGCTCATCACCGGTCTCGGCCCGACCGAGCAGGTGGTGCTCTACGACACGCTGCTGGAGCTGCCCGCACCGCAGGTGGCCGCCGTCCTCGCGCACGAGCTGGCGCACCAGGAGCACGCTGACGTGGCCCGGGGGACGCTGCTGACCGCGACGGCCGCCCTGGCCGGCCTGCTGGTGCTGCGTCGTGTCCTCGACGCGCCGAGCGTGCAGCGACGGACCGCTGCGCGCGGTCCCGGGGATCCGAGGCTGGTCCTGGTGGTCGTCGCGGCCGCTGCGGTCCTCGAGCTGGTCGGCACGCCCATCGGGGGCGCCGTGTCGCGCCGCGTCGAAGCTGCCGCGGACCACCGCGCCTTCGAGCTCGGGGCCGACCCCGCGGAGGTGGTGCGCAACGTCCGAACCTTCGTGGTCCGTGACCTCGCAGCGCCCGACCCCGCGCCGCCCGTGCGGCTGCTCTACGGCACCCACCCCTCCCCGAGCGAGCGGATCCGGGCGGCGGTCCTGGCGGCCGAGCGTGCCGGCGACGACCTGCCCTCGCTGGAGGACCTGGTCGCCGAGGAGCGCACGATCCGTCATCCGCGTGCTGGTGCTGCACCGGAGGGGGCACACCCGTGA
- the sepH gene encoding septation protein SepH has product MIELHLIGYTEDAEHLVLDLEVEGEGRYTVRIDPDLLATVAQLREVRVARGAPVDRRPDPEPAPTNTNGQHPALPPEAEDAVEEALEDAVEEADPASLPAPLPPPRPRRARVPAPRVRRTPEPEEPPAPATEEPPTPERDEHRPAALAVPHAKLSPAEIQTQLRAGRSVRAVAAEAGTDLAWIERWLPPILAERERVLDEARRRRLDVPRARPLGSSVARALADRGVPADRTTWSATRRADGRWRVSVRFEDRGRPRNATWLMDPGGERVQAASPLAEELAGPGGGPARRR; this is encoded by the coding sequence GTGATCGAGCTGCACCTGATCGGTTACACCGAGGACGCCGAGCACCTCGTCCTCGACCTCGAGGTGGAGGGCGAGGGTCGCTACACCGTGCGGATCGATCCGGATCTGCTCGCGACGGTCGCCCAGCTGCGCGAGGTCCGCGTCGCACGTGGCGCTCCGGTCGACCGACGCCCCGATCCCGAGCCCGCGCCGACGAACACCAACGGCCAGCACCCGGCTCTGCCGCCGGAGGCTGAGGACGCGGTCGAGGAGGCGCTCGAGGACGCGGTCGAGGAGGCGGATCCGGCGTCCCTGCCGGCCCCGCTCCCGCCGCCACGGCCGCGACGTGCTCGTGTCCCCGCCCCCCGGGTCCGACGAACGCCGGAGCCTGAGGAGCCGCCGGCGCCGGCGACCGAGGAGCCACCCACGCCGGAGCGGGACGAGCACCGCCCGGCCGCCCTCGCCGTACCGCACGCCAAGCTGTCGCCGGCCGAGATCCAGACGCAGCTGCGGGCCGGTCGGTCCGTGCGGGCGGTCGCGGCCGAGGCGGGGACCGACCTCGCCTGGATCGAGCGCTGGCTGCCGCCGATCCTGGCCGAGCGCGAGCGGGTGCTCGACGAGGCGCGCCGCCGACGGCTGGACGTCCCGAGGGCACGCCCGCTCGGATCGAGCGTCGCTCGTGCGCTGGCCGACCGAGGGGTGCCCGCCGACCGGACGACGTGGTCGGCCACGCGCCGCGCGGACGGTCGCTGGCGCGTGAGCGTGCGCTTCGAGGACCGAGGTCGTCCGCGGAACGCGACCTGGCTGATGGACCCCGGCGGCGAGCGGGTCCAGGCCGCCTCGCCGCTCGCCGAGGAGCTGGCGGGGCCGGGCGGTGGCCCGGCGCGGCGCAGGTGA
- a CDS encoding NYN domain-containing protein, protein MTALSSLPSDASAWLLPRVRAALHALDDDEVTPVIRRLRAAPTSRLAGGRVRRELDELLAEGGPPWRALVDRIRAEDTVPDAVARLLAGPADEATSTRDPQAAPDRGGRQDRSGGHDPSSGQDPAAAARERAEARARDRLREVRAERDELRRQLTGAAARAAASERDAARTDAELAAAHDRIAELERALASAGEERDRAVDRERRRRDGEIARLEAAVTDLRRAEEERAQDRRRQAERARVARDEASRQIAGHRSAPVEPGPSRLVPGRPSRLPPDVHRGTTEEAALLLHAGRLVLVDGYNVTKQHQGDLDLEGQRAWLVRILAALAARRRVRPTAVFDGQQAGGSRPAMGGREVGVVFTPAGVTADDELVLAVEATDEPVVVVTDDRELAGRVAASGADVIGTRAFLGVAR, encoded by the coding sequence GTGACCGCGCTCTCGTCGCTGCCGAGCGACGCATCGGCGTGGCTCCTCCCACGCGTCCGTGCGGCGCTCCACGCCCTCGATGACGACGAGGTGACCCCCGTCATCCGCCGGCTGCGGGCGGCGCCGACGAGCCGGCTCGCCGGTGGGCGGGTCCGGCGCGAGCTGGACGAGCTGCTCGCCGAGGGTGGGCCACCCTGGCGGGCGCTGGTCGACCGCATCCGGGCCGAGGACACCGTCCCGGACGCCGTGGCCCGGCTCCTGGCCGGCCCCGCCGACGAGGCAACCTCCACGCGCGACCCGCAGGCTGCCCCCGACCGAGGAGGCAGACAGGACCGCTCCGGTGGGCACGACCCGTCCAGCGGTCAGGACCCGGCCGCGGCGGCGCGTGAACGTGCAGAGGCCCGCGCACGCGATCGGCTCCGCGAGGTCCGCGCCGAGCGCGACGAGCTGCGACGTCAGCTCACCGGCGCGGCCGCGCGAGCAGCCGCGTCGGAGCGGGACGCCGCGCGGACGGACGCGGAGCTCGCCGCGGCGCACGATCGGATCGCCGAGCTGGAGCGAGCGCTGGCGTCCGCGGGGGAGGAGCGCGACCGGGCCGTCGATCGTGAACGCCGCCGCCGCGACGGTGAGATCGCACGCCTCGAGGCCGCGGTCACCGACCTGCGGCGCGCCGAGGAGGAACGGGCGCAGGACCGTCGCAGGCAGGCGGAACGCGCCCGCGTGGCCCGGGACGAGGCCAGCCGCCAGATCGCCGGGCACCGCAGCGCTCCGGTCGAGCCGGGGCCGTCCCGCCTCGTCCCGGGCCGACCGAGCCGGCTGCCGCCCGACGTGCACCGGGGCACCACCGAGGAGGCGGCGCTGCTGCTCCACGCCGGCCGGCTCGTCCTGGTCGACGGCTACAACGTGACCAAGCAGCACCAGGGCGATCTCGACCTCGAGGGGCAGCGAGCCTGGCTGGTGCGGATCCTCGCGGCGCTGGCGGCTCGCCGGCGGGTGCGCCCCACCGCCGTCTTCGACGGCCAGCAGGCGGGCGGCTCACGACCGGCGATGGGCGGACGGGAGGTGGGGGTGGTCTTCACGCCCGCCGGTGTCACGGCGGACGACGAGCTGGTGCTCGCCGTCGAGGCCACCGACGAGCCCGTCGTCGTGGTGACCGACGACCGCGAGCTCGCCGGTCGCGTGGCGGCCTCCGGCGCCGACGTGATCGGGACGCGCGCCTTCCTCGGTGTCGCGCGCTGA
- a CDS encoding DUF309 domain-containing protein: MRTAVAEERDRRGDGRPEQSRPRDRTGRPLPHGTTGVPLTEEHEPATVEEALLLGVALWNDERLFEAHECLEHVWHAAPDADRDLWQGVIQVAVAGVHLQRDNLEGAVATFGKARRRLRRYPDVHRGIDVEQLVVFCEGAAAALEDAGAVIEVGFPEFPAMDDGPWFTPDPALLEPPGTPTPVPDGPAWRRRPRGTPTDPPEAGSR; encoded by the coding sequence GTGAGGACCGCTGTGGCCGAGGAACGGGACCGGCGCGGGGACGGTCGTCCCGAGCAGTCCCGTCCGCGCGACCGGACCGGGCGCCCGCTGCCCCACGGCACCACGGGCGTCCCGCTCACCGAGGAGCACGAGCCGGCCACCGTCGAGGAGGCACTGCTGCTCGGTGTGGCCCTGTGGAACGACGAGCGGCTCTTCGAGGCGCACGAGTGCCTCGAGCACGTCTGGCACGCCGCGCCCGACGCCGACCGGGACCTGTGGCAGGGCGTGATCCAGGTCGCCGTCGCGGGCGTCCACCTGCAGCGCGACAACCTCGAGGGTGCGGTGGCCACCTTCGGCAAGGCCCGTCGGCGGCTGCGTCGCTACCCCGACGTCCACCGCGGTATCGACGTCGAACAGCTCGTGGTGTTCTGCGAGGGGGCGGCTGCCGCCCTCGAGGACGCCGGCGCCGTCATCGAGGTCGGCTTCCCCGAGTTCCCCGCCATGGACGACGGTCCCTGGTTCACCCCCGACCCGGCGTTGCTCGAGCCGCCCGGGACCCCCACCCCCGTGCCGGACGGCCCTGCTTGGCGTCGTCGCCCCCGCGGCACACCCACCGATCCCCCCGAGGCTGGCTCCCGATGA
- the mutM gene encoding bifunctional DNA-formamidopyrimidine glycosylase/DNA-(apurinic or apyrimidinic site) lyase codes for MPELPEVESVRRQLAPELTGRRVVAVWWDPHPQQRFSDVGLLEGCRIEAVTRRGKFLLCPLAVDAAELAGGADEIPEGLRSTHGVGAAGGADEIPEGLRSTHGVGAAGGADEIPQGSRSTHGVGDRDPTGIEGDPEYELVLHLGMTGSFRFAAADPARTPADDAAEHVRARFTLDDGRELRFRDPRRFGRVSVVPAGDYAGRVPTLAILGPEPLSDDFDPEVFAASLARTGATVKAALLGQRLVAGVGNIYADEALWRARIHPASRRVGRARALALHAAIREVLAESIEREGTTFRDYQMVNGESGRNADFLDAYGQGDLPCNRCGTPMRRSVVAQRGTTHCPSCQRI; via the coding sequence GTGCCCGAGCTGCCCGAGGTCGAGTCGGTCCGCCGGCAGCTGGCTCCCGAGCTGACCGGCCGGCGGGTGGTGGCGGTGTGGTGGGACCCGCACCCACAGCAACGGTTCAGCGACGTCGGTCTGCTCGAGGGCTGCCGGATCGAGGCCGTCACCCGCCGCGGCAAGTTCCTCCTCTGCCCCCTCGCCGTCGACGCCGCCGAGCTCGCGGGTGGCGCGGACGAGATCCCCGAGGGTCTGAGGAGCACGCACGGCGTGGGAGCCGCCGGTGGCGCGGACGAGATCCCCGAGGGTCTGAGGAGCACGCACGGCGTGGGAGCCGCCGGTGGCGCGGACGAGATCCCCCAGGGATCGAGGAGCACGCACGGCGTGGGAGACCGAGATCCCACAGGGATCGAGGGCGACCCCGAGTACGAGCTCGTGCTCCATCTCGGCATGACCGGGTCGTTCCGGTTCGCGGCGGCGGATCCGGCGCGGACGCCGGCCGACGACGCCGCGGAGCACGTGCGCGCCAGGTTCACCCTCGATGACGGTCGTGAGCTGCGCTTCCGCGATCCGCGGCGCTTCGGTCGGGTGTCGGTGGTCCCGGCGGGTGACTACGCCGGCCGGGTCCCGACGCTGGCCATCCTCGGTCCCGAGCCCCTGTCGGACGACTTCGACCCGGAGGTGTTCGCGGCGTCCCTGGCTCGGACCGGCGCGACGGTCAAGGCGGCGTTGCTCGGGCAACGCCTGGTCGCAGGCGTGGGCAACATCTACGCCGACGAGGCGCTGTGGCGGGCGCGCATCCACCCGGCATCGCGCCGTGTCGGACGGGCGCGGGCCTTGGCGCTGCACGCGGCGATCCGCGAGGTGCTGGCCGAGTCGATCGAGCGCGAGGGGACCACGTTCCGCGACTACCAGATGGTCAACGGCGAGAGCGGCCGCAACGCCGACTTCCTCGACGCCTACGGCCAGGGTGACCTGCCCTGCAACCGCTGCGGCACCCCGATGCGACGCAGCGTGGTCGCCCAGCGCGGCACGACCCACTGCCCGAGCTGTCAGCGCATCTGA
- a CDS encoding TetR/AcrR family transcriptional regulator, translating to MPHDDPRATARRDRREDLLAAAARRFVAVGIRKTTMEDIAREARAGKATLYRHFANKDAVIDALLEREAARFERLLRSAADAEEGAADRIEAAFVVGVRFFVDHPVMTKGRDEEPGILLPRITTNAGPVVRRGLELFTDLISVGVERGELRQVDPPAAAEVIVRLILSYFSFPPMHVAVDDPAEARAFAHGLIAGGLRAPARV from the coding sequence GTGCCCCACGACGACCCCCGTGCCACCGCCCGACGCGATCGCCGCGAGGACCTCCTCGCCGCCGCTGCGCGTCGGTTCGTGGCCGTCGGCATCCGCAAGACCACCATGGAGGACATCGCGCGCGAGGCGCGGGCCGGCAAGGCCACCCTCTACCGGCACTTCGCCAACAAGGACGCCGTCATCGACGCGCTCCTCGAACGCGAGGCCGCGCGCTTCGAGCGCCTGCTGCGCAGCGCGGCGGACGCCGAGGAGGGCGCCGCCGACCGCATCGAGGCCGCCTTCGTCGTCGGCGTGCGCTTCTTCGTCGACCACCCCGTGATGACCAAGGGCCGCGACGAGGAGCCCGGCATCCTGCTGCCGCGCATCACCACCAACGCCGGCCCCGTCGTCCGCCGCGGCCTGGAGCTGTTCACCGACCTGATCAGCGTCGGTGTCGAACGAGGTGAGTTGCGCCAGGTCGACCCGCCGGCCGCCGCCGAGGTCATCGTCCGGCTCATCCTCAGCTACTTCAGCTTCCCGCCCATGCACGTCGCCGTCGACGACCCGGCCGAGGCACGCGCGTTCGCCCACGGACTGATCGCCGGCGGTCTGCGCGCGCCCGCACGTGTCTGA
- a CDS encoding WhiB family transcriptional regulator, which produces MSAPARSFPLALDALADWRADAACREIDVEVFFAIDEAAQREAIAVCETCPVRQECLEHAVANREQYGVWGGLREQDRKRLVRARRRDAA; this is translated from the coding sequence GTGTCGGCACCCGCACGCTCGTTCCCGCTCGCCCTCGACGCCCTCGCGGATTGGCGCGCTGATGCCGCCTGCCGCGAGATCGACGTGGAGGTGTTCTTCGCCATCGACGAGGCCGCCCAGCGGGAGGCCATCGCCGTCTGCGAGACCTGCCCCGTGCGCCAGGAGTGCCTCGAGCACGCCGTCGCCAACCGCGAGCAGTACGGCGTCTGGGGGGGCCTCCGCGAGCAGGACCGCAAACGGCTGGTCCGGGCCCGCCGGCGCGACGCGGCCTGA
- a CDS encoding DEDD exonuclease domain-containing protein yields MAVTHARQQSFDQLGTALIDVTFVVLDLETTGLTPGRDRITEVGAVKVRGGEVLGELQTLVHPGRAIPSAVSAVTGITDAMVAHAPPIEAVLPSVLGFLGDAVFVAHNARFDLSFLRAACEQHHHGGFEPTVVDTARLARRLVRDEVRDRRLGTLARHLGSRVVPDHRALTDARATVDVLHGLIERAGAYGATTLEDLRDLARSTSEQAYRRVGLVRDAPRAAGVYRFLDERGQVLYVGKATDLRSRLRTYFGQDPRRRTADLVRETAEVTWVQTPTLLEAEVVEVRAIHAHAPRYNRRSRHPQRGVHLAVTREAFPRLSIVREPRPKAHDRTLGPIGSRRTAEALVEAIHEVLPLRTCTGRLRVAQDHPACVLKQLGRCGAPCDGSQDAVGYRAVVDRLHAALDDPGLLLGPLRERMLAVARDGRFERATDLRRRIHVLARTLEEQRRLAALGSVERLVAARVVRGDRTAGQDDEVEVVAVAHGRLEVTARTSWTGAPLVEVALGALPPPTLPAGPDPFDAEERRLVLAWLDRPGVRLVATSGGWAEPLAGGRALAETREEARRVDRQVRRDRQVLEGAKVTRRVPAPVAASG; encoded by the coding sequence GTGGCGGTCACCCATGCGCGCCAGCAGAGCTTCGATCAGCTCGGCACCGCCCTCATCGACGTCACGTTCGTGGTGCTCGACCTCGAGACCACCGGCCTGACCCCGGGTCGGGACCGCATCACGGAGGTCGGCGCGGTCAAGGTCCGGGGCGGCGAGGTGCTCGGTGAGCTCCAGACCCTGGTGCACCCCGGGCGAGCGATCCCCTCCGCGGTCAGCGCCGTCACGGGCATCACCGACGCGATGGTCGCGCACGCGCCACCGATCGAGGCGGTCCTGCCGTCGGTGCTCGGGTTCCTCGGCGACGCGGTCTTCGTCGCGCACAACGCCCGCTTCGACCTGTCCTTCCTGCGCGCCGCCTGCGAGCAGCACCACCACGGCGGGTTCGAACCGACGGTGGTCGACACCGCCCGGCTCGCTCGGCGTCTCGTGCGCGACGAGGTCCGGGACCGCCGACTCGGCACCCTCGCCCGGCACCTCGGCAGCCGGGTCGTGCCCGACCACCGCGCCCTGACCGACGCGCGCGCCACGGTCGACGTGCTCCACGGGCTGATCGAACGTGCTGGCGCCTACGGGGCGACGACCCTCGAGGACCTGCGGGACCTGGCCCGGTCCACCTCCGAGCAGGCCTACCGCCGGGTCGGGCTGGTCCGCGATGCGCCGCGGGCCGCGGGGGTCTACCGGTTCCTCGACGAGCGGGGGCAGGTCCTGTACGTCGGCAAGGCGACCGACCTGCGCTCGCGGCTGCGCACCTACTTCGGCCAGGATCCTCGCCGCCGCACCGCCGACCTGGTGCGCGAGACCGCCGAGGTGACCTGGGTCCAGACCCCGACCTTGCTCGAGGCCGAGGTCGTCGAGGTGCGGGCCATCCACGCCCACGCCCCCCGCTACAACCGCCGGTCGCGCCACCCCCAGCGCGGGGTCCACCTCGCTGTCACCCGCGAGGCGTTCCCACGCCTGTCGATCGTGCGCGAACCTCGACCGAAGGCACACGACCGCACGCTCGGCCCCATCGGGTCGCGACGCACGGCCGAGGCGTTGGTGGAGGCCATCCACGAGGTCCTCCCCCTGCGCACCTGCACCGGGCGGCTGCGCGTCGCCCAGGACCACCCCGCGTGCGTGCTCAAGCAGCTCGGCCGGTGCGGTGCGCCCTGCGACGGCAGCCAGGACGCGGTGGGCTACCGCGCCGTGGTGGACCGCCTGCACGCCGCGCTCGACGACCCCGGGCTGCTGCTCGGTCCTCTGCGTGAACGGATGCTCGCCGTGGCACGGGACGGGCGTTTCGAGCGTGCGACGGACCTGCGGCGCCGCATCCACGTGCTGGCCCGGACGCTCGAGGAGCAGCGGCGCCTCGCCGCGCTCGGCTCGGTGGAGCGACTGGTGGCGGCGCGGGTGGTCCGCGGGGATCGCACCGCCGGGCAGGACGACGAGGTCGAGGTCGTGGCCGTGGCGCATGGGCGACTCGAGGTGACGGCACGGACCTCATGGACCGGTGCGCCGCTCGTCGAGGTCGCCCTCGGTGCGCTCCCACCGCCGACGTTGCCCGCCGGACCGGACCCGTTCGACGCCGAGGAGCGCCGGCTCGTCCTGGCGTGGCTCGACCGGCCCGGGGTCCGCCTGGTGGCCACCTCGGGCGGGTGGGCCGAACCGCTCGCCGGTGGCCGCGCCCTGGCCGAGACCCGCGAGGAGGCCCGCCGCGTCGACCGCCAGGTGCGCCGCGACCGACAGGTCCTCGAGGGCGCGAAGGTCACCCGCCGCGTCCCGGCACCGGTCGCTGCCTCCGGCTGA
- a CDS encoding tRNA-binding protein yields MASSHRIDPDARPYAPEGIATKPEVGFEGFAALDLRIGRVTAVDPFPEARQPAWKLTVDFGPVLGELRTSAKITSYAAEELLGRTVVGAVNLGAKRIAGFTSQFLVLGGLEPDGTVRLLAPDADLAPGSVVG; encoded by the coding sequence GTGGCGTCGTCGCACCGTATCGACCCGGATGCTCGTCCCTACGCGCCCGAGGGGATCGCGACCAAGCCCGAGGTCGGGTTCGAGGGGTTCGCGGCGCTCGACCTGCGCATCGGTCGTGTCACCGCGGTCGACCCGTTCCCCGAGGCACGCCAGCCGGCGTGGAAGCTGACGGTGGACTTCGGTCCGGTCCTCGGTGAGCTGCGCACGTCGGCCAAGATCACCAGCTACGCCGCCGAGGAGCTGCTCGGCCGCACCGTGGTCGGTGCCGTGAACCTCGGTGCCAAGCGGATCGCCGGGTTCACCAGCCAGTTCCTCGTCCTCGGTGGTCTCGAGCCGGACGGCACCGTGCGCCTCCTCGCCCCCGACGCGGACCTGGCTCCCGGATCGGTGGTCGGGTGA
- the trpD gene encoding anthranilate phosphoribosyltransferase — translation MTEATPVRWPAVIDHLLAGHDLDEDTAATVLATIMRGEAEATHVAGLLVALRAKGESPAEIAGFVRAMLDAAVPIDLAGPLVDTCGTGGDGAGTFNVSTIAALVVAAAGVPVAKHGNRAASGRCGSADLLEAWGVAIELPPPAVARTVEELGIGFLYARTFHPAMRFVAPVRAQLGVRTVFNVLGPLSNPAGAQHQVVGVADVRLAPVMADALAALGKRHALVFRGDDGLDEVTTTGPSQVWEVRDGAVTGWRLDPADLGIARASLADLTGGGIEENVAIADAILAGAEGPPADLVAVNAAAALYAGDAVPDLAEGLARARKVLADGSALDLRDRWVARSRELAAT, via the coding sequence GTGACCGAGGCCACCCCCGTGCGTTGGCCCGCCGTGATCGACCACCTCCTCGCGGGGCACGATCTGGACGAGGACACCGCCGCCACCGTGCTCGCGACCATCATGCGAGGCGAAGCCGAGGCCACGCACGTCGCCGGCCTGCTCGTCGCGCTGCGGGCCAAGGGCGAGTCGCCGGCTGAGATCGCCGGCTTCGTGCGCGCCATGCTGGATGCGGCCGTGCCGATCGACCTCGCCGGTCCGCTGGTCGACACCTGCGGCACCGGGGGCGACGGGGCGGGCACCTTCAACGTCTCGACCATCGCGGCCCTCGTGGTGGCGGCGGCCGGGGTCCCCGTCGCCAAGCACGGCAACCGTGCCGCGTCGGGTCGGTGCGGCTCGGCCGACCTGCTCGAGGCCTGGGGCGTGGCCATCGAGCTGCCTCCGCCGGCGGTCGCTCGGACCGTCGAGGAGCTCGGGATCGGGTTCCTGTACGCCCGCACCTTCCACCCGGCGATGCGGTTCGTGGCGCCCGTGCGGGCCCAGCTCGGGGTGCGCACGGTCTTCAACGTGCTCGGCCCGCTGTCCAACCCGGCCGGCGCGCAGCACCAGGTGGTCGGTGTCGCGGACGTGCGGCTCGCACCGGTGATGGCCGACGCGCTGGCGGCTCTCGGCAAGCGGCACGCGCTGGTCTTCCGGGGCGACGACGGGCTCGACGAGGTGACCACGACGGGCCCGTCCCAGGTGTGGGAGGTCCGTGACGGTGCGGTGACCGGCTGGCGCCTCGACCCGGCCGACCTCGGCATCGCACGGGCCAGCCTCGCGGACCTGACCGGGGGCGGCATCGAGGAGAACGTGGCGATCGCCGACGCCATCCTCGCAGGCGCCGAGGGACCACCGGCCGACCTCGTGGCCGTCAACGCCGCCGCGGCGCTGTACGCCGGGGACGCCGTCCCCGACCTGGCCGAGGGGTTGGCCCGTGCCCGGAAGGTGCTCGCCGACGGCTCGGCCCTCGACCTCCGGGACCGCTGGGTGGCTCGCTCACGTGAGCTCGCCGCGACCTGA